A window from Tautonia rosea encodes these proteins:
- a CDS encoding phage/plasmid primase, P4 family, translating to MSTANDTTVSPDQRFTPDHPCPVCGGHQLLPRGRDQRCAGFVSGSGRFAFCSRQESPDSIGSASGTLYKHRLDQSETRPRLGRKKPPRVYPTPSDAIRWAHKGERAIGRIAGEWPYHDADGSLVLVVYRLDTGEIDPQTGKPSKEFRPVGRHPGGWINGDKHLDPLPLYRLPELIDADLVIVTEGEKAAEAIWGLGLAGTSPAHGAESPRRSDWSPLAGKTVAILPDNDEKGRKFARSVASILAGLKPAPEVKVVHLSGLPEKGDAREYVDAGGTADELLRLIESAPLVEAEASADGPPRNPSLAMTGADGDGPNEAGDDPHRLARLFLDTRYRHDGVSMIRFHGDEFIRWNGSAWGAVSEKELRAELASAAKAEFDRLNVEAVRRHADPRKPTPTARKVTGQLVGNVALALSGETLLPESVESPAWIDGPGPFPASEVLPTRNGLVHLPSLVEAQDYLAPPTPRFFNTYALGYAFDSQAPEPVEWFRFLDSLWPDDPESISTLEEWFGYCLTPDTRQQKALALIGPRRSGKGTIARVLRELIGVENVAGPTLSTLAGPFGLQPLVGKPAAIISDARLSSRTDQAVIVERLLTITGEDTLTVDRKHRPAWSGKLPTRITFISNELPRLADQSKALAGRFVVLKLVESFFGSEDTNLTDRLMGELPGILHWAISGWARLRERGHFVQPQSGAELIADIEALSSPVSTFLSECCVVEPGRLVEVGLLFRAWQQWCDSVGRDKPGNQQSFGRDLRAVLPKLQVVQRRDERTRNRHYEGIGLNPAFEQVVQSLRRDGDRNQDIF from the coding sequence ATGAGCACCGCCAACGATACGACCGTTTCTCCCGACCAGCGATTCACGCCAGACCACCCGTGCCCTGTTTGCGGCGGGCACCAACTGTTGCCCCGGGGCCGAGACCAGCGTTGCGCCGGGTTCGTCTCCGGCTCGGGCCGGTTCGCATTCTGCTCTCGGCAGGAGTCGCCCGACTCGATCGGGTCCGCATCCGGTACCCTATACAAGCACCGTCTCGACCAGTCAGAAACACGCCCGCGACTCGGCAGGAAAAAACCCCCGAGGGTCTACCCCACACCGTCCGATGCAATCCGCTGGGCACACAAGGGCGAGAGGGCGATCGGCAGGATTGCCGGCGAGTGGCCTTACCACGATGCTGATGGGAGCCTCGTGCTGGTCGTCTATCGTCTCGACACCGGCGAGATCGACCCGCAGACGGGGAAGCCATCGAAGGAATTCCGCCCGGTTGGGCGGCACCCTGGCGGCTGGATCAATGGGGATAAGCACCTAGACCCCCTCCCGCTCTATCGGCTGCCCGAGTTGATCGACGCCGACCTCGTCATCGTGACCGAGGGCGAGAAGGCGGCCGAGGCGATCTGGGGACTCGGATTGGCCGGAACGTCTCCGGCACACGGAGCCGAGTCGCCACGCCGCTCGGACTGGTCGCCACTGGCCGGCAAGACGGTCGCGATCCTGCCCGACAACGATGAGAAGGGGCGTAAGTTCGCCCGCTCTGTTGCCTCGATCTTGGCGGGATTGAAGCCGGCGCCGGAGGTCAAGGTCGTCCACCTTTCCGGGCTCCCCGAGAAGGGTGACGCCCGAGAATACGTCGATGCTGGTGGGACTGCGGACGAACTGCTCCGGCTGATCGAGTCTGCCCCTCTCGTCGAGGCCGAGGCGTCAGCTGACGGTCCGCCCCGCAATCCGTCTCTGGCGATGACGGGAGCCGACGGTGACGGGCCGAACGAGGCGGGGGATGACCCGCACCGTCTGGCCCGGCTCTTCCTGGACACGAGGTACCGGCATGACGGCGTGTCGATGATCCGGTTCCACGGGGACGAGTTCATCCGGTGGAATGGATCAGCCTGGGGTGCGGTCTCAGAAAAGGAACTCCGGGCTGAACTCGCCTCGGCCGCTAAGGCCGAGTTCGACCGGCTTAACGTCGAGGCAGTCCGCCGGCACGCCGATCCGAGGAAGCCGACCCCGACCGCTCGCAAGGTCACGGGCCAATTGGTCGGCAATGTCGCCCTCGCCCTGTCTGGGGAGACGCTGCTCCCGGAGTCGGTCGAGTCGCCAGCCTGGATCGACGGGCCGGGGCCGTTCCCTGCGTCGGAAGTCCTGCCCACCCGGAACGGGTTGGTCCATCTGCCGTCGCTCGTCGAGGCCCAGGACTATCTCGCCCCGCCGACGCCGAGGTTCTTCAATACCTATGCCCTCGGCTACGCGTTCGACTCCCAGGCCCCCGAACCGGTGGAGTGGTTCCGGTTCCTGGACTCGCTCTGGCCGGACGACCCCGAGAGCATCTCAACCTTGGAGGAGTGGTTCGGCTACTGCCTGACGCCAGACACGAGACAGCAGAAGGCACTCGCCCTGATTGGGCCAAGGCGGTCGGGCAAGGGAACTATTGCCCGGGTCCTGCGAGAACTGATCGGTGTCGAGAACGTCGCCGGGCCGACCCTCTCGACGCTGGCTGGGCCCTTCGGCCTTCAACCGCTGGTCGGCAAGCCGGCCGCGATCATCAGCGACGCCCGATTGTCGAGCCGAACCGATCAGGCGGTCATCGTCGAACGACTGCTGACGATCACCGGTGAGGATACCTTGACGGTCGACCGAAAGCACCGCCCTGCCTGGTCAGGGAAGCTGCCGACGCGGATCACGTTCATCAGCAACGAGCTGCCCCGACTGGCGGACCAGTCGAAGGCCCTTGCCGGCCGGTTTGTTGTGCTCAAGCTGGTCGAGTCCTTCTTCGGCTCGGAGGACACCAACCTCACAGACCGTCTCATGGGCGAGTTGCCCGGGATCCTGCACTGGGCCATTTCCGGCTGGGCCCGGCTTCGGGAGCGGGGGCATTTTGTCCAGCCGCAATCCGGGGCCGAATTGATCGCCGACATTGAGGCGTTGTCGAGCCCTGTGAGCACCTTCCTTTCGGAGTGCTGCGTTGTCGAGCCCGGCCGGCTCGTCGAAGTCGGGCTCCTCTTCCGGGCCTGGCAACAGTGGTGCGATTCCGTCGGTCGGGACAAGCCTGGCAATCAGCAGTCGTTCGGCCGCGACCTCCGGGCGGTCCTGCCCAAGCTGCAGGTCGTCCAGCGGAGGGACGAAAGGACTCGCAACCGCCATTACGAGGGGATCGGGCTCAATCCCGCCTTCGAGCAGGTCGTCCAATCGTTGCGACGCGACGGCGACCGCAACCAGGACATCTTCTAA
- a CDS encoding DUF1156 domain-containing protein, with amino-acid sequence MTQTFTKTKPSLMEAGLPCASLSAECQRDNNSLRPPQNRLHIWWARRAPTVCRAAIVAGLLPHDVDLPPEILPADIEEPTEADLRGVPAKYRKFDAFYRELINLPETHLAKSHRDFLKALGVTADVARAYNRIALAESAGDGQKIVLGSTWGYRHPRAFALNPHSGLVEHLLAEIRNYLGLSPTEPVNVLDFMAGGGSIPLEAVRYGAKVYANDLNPVASLVLKGTLEYTARFGRQIQPQVVRYAEMVRRGALDRLQKFFPSHPSSSWWQDVEAVAQRKFLKGQVVKVEPGDESLIKRTTYLWMRVFPCTKCGLQIPLSTNLTLSRKGPSQEHLAIFPIVPTSAGQHECGFRIVPRGSWQDCRWPRFDAAESFDPANTVTYRDGNAICPRCGSVIDSDTVKRTARQTPGGLQSQLYAISCRVPVNAHYRNGDLRVRHVWHFRTPTPSDHAAVQAALKVSVDSDSHWTNLIPTEEVPEVMEDRRPRDYGMTRWRDLFTPRQLLVTLTILEEILKASDKARSELPAQEAEAIAVYLALMLGKVVDYNSVNTFWHTGSHAPMHTFSRHDFAFRPAFCEIEGSKELFAFASGQVASVYGELAELIHGAAVPLESDPGELDGNGEADDDELDDEFEEGLDTAGAALEANGEVHLRPEVIVPTVTCNDAAALEMPAPGTVHLICVDPPYYNNVQYAELSNFFYVWLKRALGDWPGLEHLFREELAETNREAVANAVRWKQEAEREQVAWQERFDRGLESLADARGENGRKLPVAERRRRAAELAGHVPLTAAERAEQFYEGKMAAVFRRAKQLLHPAGRMVVMFNHKMTKAWRALGKALIEAGFEIRTSIPIHTEAESSLNIRGLDAARSTVLLLCLPRQDAGQVTGNWGRVQERIGTVARNAAQHFQTQGIAGTDLYLSALGPALGEVGRHWPITDMAGRPVDLTEALERAYRAVGQFRLEQILTEELPEKVGGMVEGFAPDIADRNTQALWLWLDTFQGDVADSDDVRKLSKSLDIEPDTFKKLKLIESESDLFYLKPPQAVDLALLARLQSGERIARGRAAREADVWEERKFPNFLGAAVWNAVSLLAGGDELHRGVEPLKQWLRTSGYGDMPEFRGSYAVTLHLMEQAFGRRKDDDPWKVATTEARRGWDLVLRDWRG; translated from the coding sequence ATGACCCAAACGTTCACCAAGACGAAGCCGTCGCTGATGGAGGCCGGGCTGCCTTGCGCCTCGCTGTCCGCCGAATGCCAGCGGGACAACAACTCGCTCCGGCCACCCCAGAACCGCTTGCATATTTGGTGGGCACGGCGTGCTCCGACCGTTTGCCGCGCGGCAATCGTGGCGGGCCTACTCCCTCATGACGTGGACCTCCCGCCAGAGATACTGCCCGCGGATATCGAGGAGCCTACAGAGGCGGACCTGAGGGGTGTCCCGGCGAAGTATCGCAAGTTCGACGCTTTCTATCGAGAACTCATCAACTTGCCTGAAACTCACCTTGCCAAGTCCCATAGAGATTTCTTGAAGGCCCTTGGGGTCACAGCGGATGTCGCGAGGGCATACAACAGGATCGCCCTGGCGGAGTCGGCAGGCGATGGCCAGAAAATCGTCCTCGGATCGACCTGGGGATATCGTCATCCTCGTGCGTTCGCCCTGAACCCGCACAGCGGGCTCGTGGAGCACCTGCTCGCGGAGATTCGGAACTACCTGGGTCTCTCCCCGACAGAGCCCGTCAACGTCCTCGACTTCATGGCCGGTGGCGGTTCAATCCCGCTGGAAGCCGTCCGCTACGGCGCGAAGGTCTACGCGAACGACCTGAACCCCGTTGCCAGCTTGGTTCTCAAAGGAACCCTGGAGTACACGGCTCGCTTCGGGCGACAGATCCAGCCCCAAGTGGTTCGCTATGCCGAGATGGTACGACGGGGAGCGCTCGACCGACTCCAGAAGTTCTTCCCATCGCACCCGTCATCTTCGTGGTGGCAAGACGTCGAGGCGGTTGCGCAGCGAAAATTCCTGAAAGGTCAAGTCGTCAAGGTCGAGCCAGGGGACGAATCCCTGATTAAGAGAACCACATATCTCTGGATGCGCGTTTTCCCCTGCACCAAGTGCGGCCTGCAGATCCCGCTTTCGACGAACCTGACCCTTTCTCGAAAGGGGCCTTCGCAAGAACATCTGGCGATCTTTCCCATCGTGCCGACATCCGCCGGACAGCATGAATGCGGCTTCCGCATTGTTCCGCGCGGTTCGTGGCAAGACTGCCGTTGGCCACGCTTTGATGCGGCGGAGTCCTTCGATCCAGCCAACACGGTTACTTACCGTGACGGAAATGCAATCTGCCCACGCTGCGGCTCGGTGATCGACAGCGACACGGTAAAGAGGACTGCCCGCCAGACTCCTGGGGGATTGCAGTCTCAGTTGTATGCCATCTCATGCCGGGTGCCGGTCAACGCCCATTACCGCAATGGGGATCTACGTGTACGACACGTTTGGCACTTTCGCACACCAACGCCGTCGGACCATGCGGCAGTTCAAGCAGCACTGAAAGTATCTGTCGATAGCGATTCTCATTGGACGAATCTCATCCCCACAGAAGAAGTGCCGGAGGTCATGGAGGATCGTCGGCCTAGAGACTATGGGATGACGCGCTGGCGTGATCTTTTTACACCGCGACAGCTCCTAGTCACTCTCACGATCCTGGAGGAAATACTCAAAGCAAGCGACAAGGCTCGGTCGGAACTCCCGGCCCAGGAGGCCGAGGCCATCGCTGTCTACCTCGCACTGATGTTGGGCAAGGTGGTGGACTACAACAGTGTGAATACGTTCTGGCACACTGGGAGCCACGCGCCTATGCACACTTTTTCGAGGCACGACTTCGCGTTCAGGCCGGCTTTCTGCGAGATCGAGGGGTCGAAAGAGCTGTTCGCGTTCGCATCGGGCCAGGTTGCCAGTGTCTACGGTGAACTTGCAGAGCTGATCCACGGCGCAGCCGTCCCCTTGGAGAGCGATCCAGGAGAGCTGGATGGAAACGGAGAGGCCGATGACGACGAACTGGACGACGAGTTCGAGGAGGGCCTCGATACGGCGGGGGCAGCCCTCGAGGCGAACGGCGAGGTGCACCTGCGCCCCGAAGTGATCGTGCCGACCGTCACCTGCAACGACGCCGCCGCCCTGGAGATGCCGGCCCCCGGCACGGTCCACCTCATCTGCGTCGACCCCCCTTACTACAACAACGTCCAGTACGCCGAGCTGTCGAACTTCTTTTATGTCTGGCTCAAGCGGGCGTTGGGCGACTGGCCTGGGCTCGAACATCTCTTCCGCGAGGAGCTGGCCGAGACGAACCGCGAGGCGGTTGCTAACGCTGTCCGCTGGAAGCAAGAGGCAGAACGGGAGCAGGTTGCCTGGCAGGAGCGGTTCGACCGGGGGCTGGAGTCCCTGGCGGACGCGAGGGGGGAGAACGGCCGCAAGCTGCCCGTCGCCGAGCGGAGGCGGCGGGCCGCCGAGCTGGCCGGTCACGTGCCGCTCACCGCCGCCGAACGTGCGGAACAGTTCTACGAGGGGAAGATGGCCGCCGTCTTCCGCCGGGCCAAGCAGCTCCTGCACCCGGCGGGCCGCATGGTCGTCATGTTCAACCACAAGATGACCAAAGCCTGGCGGGCGCTTGGTAAGGCGCTCATCGAGGCCGGCTTCGAGATCCGCACCTCGATCCCCATCCACACCGAGGCCGAGAGCAGCCTCAACATCCGCGGCCTCGACGCGGCCCGGAGCACCGTCCTGCTGCTCTGCCTGCCGCGCCAGGACGCCGGGCAGGTAACCGGGAACTGGGGCCGGGTGCAGGAGCGGATTGGCACCGTCGCCCGCAACGCGGCCCAGCACTTCCAGACCCAGGGGATCGCCGGCACCGACCTGTACCTGTCCGCCCTCGGGCCGGCGCTGGGCGAGGTGGGGCGGCACTGGCCCATCACCGACATGGCCGGCCGCCCGGTCGACCTGACCGAGGCCCTGGAACGGGCATACCGGGCCGTCGGCCAGTTCCGGCTGGAACAGATCCTGACCGAGGAGCTGCCCGAGAAGGTCGGCGGGATGGTCGAGGGATTCGCACCCGACATTGCCGACCGGAATACCCAGGCCCTCTGGCTCTGGCTCGACACGTTCCAGGGCGACGTGGCCGACAGCGACGACGTCCGCAAGCTGTCCAAGTCGCTCGACATCGAGCCGGACACCTTCAAGAAGCTCAAGCTGATCGAGTCGGAATCGGACCTCTTCTACCTAAAGCCGCCGCAGGCTGTGGACCTCGCCCTGCTCGCCCGCCTGCAATCGGGCGAGAGGATAGCCCGAGGCCGCGCAGCCCGCGAGGCCGACGTCTGGGAAGAGCGAAAGTTCCCCAACTTCCTGGGCGCGGCGGTGTGGAACGCCGTCTCGCTCCTGGCCGGCGGCGACGAGCTGCACCGCGGCGTCGAGCCGCTCAAGCAGTGGCTGCGAACCAGCGGCTACGGCGACATGCCCGAGTTCCGAGGGTCCTATGCCGTTACCCTCCACCTGATGGAGCAGGCATTCGGCCGTCGGAAGGACGACGACCCCTGGAAGGTGGCGACGACCGAGGCCCGCCGCGGCTGGGACCTGGTCCTGCGCGACTGGCGGGGATGA
- a CDS encoding DUF499 domain-containing protein, with protein sequence MPNLPSVFQQCTPRPEVLAGELPDSIFAADLWDVVCRKPGTHPDYLDPIQFFGSTHPTENLKLLIRDVTERLAGVEGGTPVYRLETGFGGGKTHSLIGTTHAAREGERLADQLQDFRIGRFPAPDAVRVAAFVGEESDPLSGNEHVVSGEKIRTFTPWGQIAALVGGKEGYEEVRANDEQGVAPAREALERAFADHPVLIVIDELVLYMARAFALKEDQPRSRVNSQWPTFLQTLFKLATQRPRTVVILTLPSEQDANRKLTGELKQHIPTVLDTVDELSNTAGRQARNLTPTQSNERAAVLGRRLFERVSTDLAGDVASAFVAYYEAQQRAGVALDGRAFEPDYAEQIRAGYPFHPELIRLFAERLADIPDFQATRGALRLVARTIRAAWDRKAEFPDTLLLQPYHIDLARGEMQDEVLSRLSRTAFARGLEADVVRPEGGTHASQAEAGWPWKAATEASLVTFLHSLPDGSKGITGPEAALALGRPGVDLAYVPKGLEETERRAWYMRREGDHYLFRTRASINKRYQERLAELQQQPAEVKRVLDDWIKEVYSGFTAFQLVPFPSDHTAINDNPDRIRLALIHYDKEVGFVGPGAGERLNFVKTLFTKTGVNAGPRTYRNNLVFLLAEGTRVQGLKDAVKSLMAWERVQADIEQEQANLAQAGGSTYTEMKRRAGAGATGVPAEFMALEDDLARVREQLGPQELNVRTKLLEAYRVLAFPRGGESDSSDLFASSASASMLECFRVDFGETPERGGRHNERRAVAEAPLLQCLRQNNKLVPEATASDPLVLAPDLIRQAPLWQDGERCLSTEEVWERLRREPELPMVLRQTDLLPSLRAGLTATPDALWAYYDRATKKVYTRAEAADLSPVIGAQHLLYDIAAAAADRILPVREIRPQELWDHLWPKEGTSPAPTVTAPRLLEAAKASAHYPVLPDRAVLWQAIQEGTRENRWVLYQRGPNLAIGAQEMNEWPGTPRFEDSVEFWTYQAALDQGIYPRKKKPDDGEPGPESLPLTPANVRERCWPANTPELSTEDLERYARNVWADLTRPRLETALRDGVRDGTWAAWRKGDDETYFIRDDSPGPQIVVGPAWSLVDPASPLAHELDDLRPGRGPQPVVQVGTPREALTAAWDALAAARNVRIAELDLSVEDRESFDNTLRVAWADRPKAAQVHATLVANGQRVVEGKTEAVNVTYEGRFEALRDLLAPLWPFRGGQGELQVTITVGLKFADPPAVDDAALCAFRDAMMNAGQGQMEVRLVPVRPRRAGDA encoded by the coding sequence ATGCCCAACCTTCCCAGCGTCTTCCAGCAGTGCACCCCGCGGCCCGAGGTGCTGGCCGGCGAACTACCTGACTCGATCTTCGCCGCAGACCTCTGGGACGTGGTCTGTCGCAAGCCGGGCACGCACCCCGATTACCTCGATCCAATCCAATTCTTCGGGAGCACACACCCCACCGAGAACCTCAAGCTGCTGATCCGGGACGTCACCGAGCGCCTCGCTGGCGTGGAGGGAGGGACGCCCGTCTACCGACTGGAGACCGGCTTCGGCGGCGGCAAGACCCACAGCCTGATCGGCACAACTCACGCCGCCCGAGAGGGCGAACGGCTGGCCGACCAGCTCCAGGACTTCCGCATCGGCAGGTTCCCGGCGCCCGATGCCGTCCGGGTCGCGGCGTTCGTCGGAGAGGAGTCGGACCCGCTGAGCGGCAATGAGCACGTCGTCAGCGGCGAGAAGATCCGCACCTTCACCCCTTGGGGCCAGATCGCGGCCCTGGTCGGCGGCAAGGAGGGCTACGAGGAAGTCCGAGCCAACGACGAGCAGGGCGTGGCCCCGGCGAGAGAGGCCCTGGAGCGGGCGTTCGCGGACCACCCGGTCCTGATCGTCATTGACGAGCTGGTCCTTTACATGGCCCGCGCGTTCGCGCTCAAGGAAGACCAGCCAAGGTCTCGCGTCAACAGTCAGTGGCCGACCTTCCTTCAGACGCTGTTCAAGCTGGCCACCCAGCGGCCCCGAACGGTCGTCATCCTGACGCTGCCATCCGAGCAGGACGCAAACCGGAAATTGACCGGCGAGTTGAAGCAGCACATCCCGACCGTGCTGGACACAGTGGACGAGTTGAGCAACACCGCGGGCCGGCAGGCGAGGAACCTGACCCCGACACAGTCGAACGAACGGGCCGCGGTGCTCGGCCGCCGCCTGTTCGAGCGGGTCAGCACCGACTTGGCTGGCGACGTCGCCTCTGCATTCGTCGCCTACTACGAGGCGCAGCAGCGGGCCGGCGTTGCGCTCGACGGCCGTGCGTTCGAGCCCGACTACGCCGAGCAGATCCGCGCCGGCTACCCCTTCCACCCCGAACTGATCCGGCTATTCGCCGAGAGGCTCGCCGACATCCCTGACTTCCAGGCGACGCGTGGCGCCCTGCGGCTGGTCGCTCGCACGATCCGGGCCGCGTGGGACCGCAAGGCGGAGTTCCCCGATACGCTGCTGCTGCAGCCGTACCACATCGACTTGGCCCGCGGCGAGATGCAGGACGAGGTCCTGAGCCGCCTGAGCCGCACCGCCTTCGCCCGCGGCCTGGAGGCCGACGTCGTACGCCCCGAGGGCGGCACCCATGCCAGCCAGGCGGAGGCCGGCTGGCCCTGGAAGGCCGCCACTGAGGCGTCGCTGGTCACCTTCTTACACAGCTTGCCGGACGGCTCTAAGGGCATCACCGGCCCCGAGGCTGCCCTGGCGCTCGGCCGACCTGGTGTCGACCTGGCCTACGTCCCCAAGGGGCTAGAGGAGACGGAGCGGCGGGCCTGGTACATGCGGCGCGAGGGCGACCACTACCTGTTCCGCACCCGCGCCTCGATCAACAAGCGATACCAGGAGCGCCTCGCCGAGTTGCAGCAGCAGCCGGCCGAGGTGAAGCGGGTCCTCGACGACTGGATCAAGGAGGTCTACTCCGGGTTCACCGCCTTCCAGCTGGTCCCGTTCCCGTCCGACCACACGGCCATCAACGACAACCCGGACCGCATCCGACTGGCCCTGATCCACTACGACAAGGAGGTAGGTTTCGTTGGCCCCGGCGCGGGTGAGCGGCTCAACTTCGTCAAGACGCTGTTCACTAAGACCGGGGTCAACGCCGGGCCGCGTACTTATCGCAATAATCTGGTCTTCCTGCTGGCGGAAGGGACGAGGGTTCAGGGGCTCAAGGATGCGGTCAAGTCGCTGATGGCCTGGGAGCGGGTGCAGGCGGACATCGAGCAGGAGCAGGCTAACCTCGCTCAGGCCGGGGGCTCGACGTACACAGAGATGAAGCGCAGGGCCGGCGCTGGAGCGACCGGAGTCCCCGCCGAGTTCATGGCGTTGGAGGACGACCTGGCCCGCGTCCGCGAGCAGCTCGGCCCTCAGGAACTCAACGTCCGCACCAAGCTGCTCGAAGCTTACCGCGTGCTGGCCTTCCCCCGTGGCGGCGAGTCCGATTCCAGCGACCTGTTCGCCTCGAGCGCCTCGGCGTCGATGCTTGAGTGCTTCCGGGTCGACTTCGGCGAGACCCCCGAGCGGGGCGGCCGGCATAATGAGCGCCGGGCTGTCGCCGAGGCCCCGCTGCTCCAGTGCTTGCGGCAGAACAACAAGCTGGTGCCGGAGGCGACGGCGAGCGACCCCTTGGTGTTGGCGCCCGACCTTATTCGCCAGGCGCCGCTGTGGCAGGACGGCGAGCGCTGCCTTTCGACCGAGGAGGTCTGGGAGCGGCTGCGGCGCGAGCCTGAGTTGCCAATGGTCCTACGGCAGACCGACCTGCTACCCTCGCTGCGGGCCGGGCTGACGGCCACGCCTGACGCGCTCTGGGCCTACTACGACCGGGCGACGAAGAAGGTCTACACCCGAGCCGAGGCAGCCGATCTGTCGCCGGTCATCGGCGCCCAACACCTCCTCTATGACATCGCCGCGGCGGCCGCCGACCGGATCCTCCCGGTCAGGGAAATCCGCCCGCAAGAGCTATGGGACCACCTCTGGCCCAAGGAGGGGACGTCCCCGGCGCCTACCGTGACCGCCCCGCGTCTCTTGGAGGCGGCCAAGGCCAGCGCCCACTACCCCGTCCTTCCCGACCGGGCGGTGCTCTGGCAGGCGATCCAGGAGGGGACGCGTGAGAATCGCTGGGTTCTCTACCAGCGCGGCCCGAACCTGGCCATCGGAGCGCAGGAGATGAACGAGTGGCCGGGCACGCCGCGGTTTGAGGACTCCGTCGAGTTCTGGACCTACCAGGCCGCGCTCGACCAGGGCATCTACCCACGCAAGAAGAAGCCGGACGACGGCGAGCCCGGCCCCGAGTCGCTGCCGCTGACGCCGGCCAACGTGAGGGAGCGTTGCTGGCCGGCGAACACGCCCGAGCTATCGACCGAGGACCTCGAGAGATACGCCCGCAACGTCTGGGCGGACCTGACTCGGCCCCGACTGGAGACGGCCCTCCGCGATGGCGTCCGAGACGGCACCTGGGCGGCGTGGCGAAAGGGGGACGACGAGACCTACTTCATCCGCGACGACAGCCCCGGCCCGCAGATAGTGGTCGGCCCGGCTTGGTCGCTGGTCGACCCGGCATCGCCGCTTGCCCACGAGCTGGACGACCTGCGGCCGGGCCGCGGCCCGCAGCCGGTCGTGCAGGTCGGCACGCCGCGCGAGGCCCTCACCGCCGCCTGGGACGCCCTGGCGGCCGCCCGCAACGTGCGGATCGCCGAGCTGGATCTGAGCGTCGAGGACCGCGAGAGCTTCGACAACACCCTGCGGGTGGCCTGGGCCGACCGGCCGAAGGCGGCGCAGGTGCATGCGACCCTGGTCGCCAACGGGCAGCGGGTCGTCGAGGGGAAGACCGAGGCGGTCAACGTGACCTACGAGGGCCGCTTCGAGGCGCTGAGGGACCTGCTGGCCCCGCTGTGGCCGTTCCGCGGGGGCCAGGGTGAGTTGCAGGTGACGATCACCGTCGGGCTCAAGTTCGCCGACCCGCCGGCCGTGGACGACGCGGCCCTGTGCGCCTTCCGAGATGCTATGATGAACGCCGGCCAGGGCCAGATGGAGGTCCGGCTGGTGCCCGTGCGGCCGCGCAGGGCGGGGGATGCGTGA
- a CDS encoding DUF7680 family protein, which produces MERFRLRVRQEARRGQIWELHLFPNMPGRLPREADAKVMGSSASPETIQWLRELSDPFLQEAEDPGPIAACDFRPGTPARWLRHADGMRLALAFTSARYLTRPAQRAMFRSGLLELPSEVVLYWFTLCFYGYRQQAGRAALRTLLTYEQPDEGPAVRTVRGRKNGKGAVGPTLFDIDASEVAAAGPAEGKNRSRAKKRTTSSR; this is translated from the coding sequence ATGGAGCGATTCCGGCTGAGGGTGCGGCAGGAGGCCAGGCGCGGGCAGATCTGGGAGCTGCACCTGTTCCCGAACATGCCCGGCCGGCTGCCGCGGGAGGCCGACGCCAAGGTCATGGGCTCGTCGGCGTCCCCCGAGACGATCCAGTGGCTGCGGGAGCTGTCCGACCCGTTCCTGCAAGAGGCCGAGGACCCCGGCCCGATCGCGGCGTGCGACTTCCGCCCCGGCACCCCGGCGCGGTGGCTCCGGCACGCCGACGGCATGCGGCTGGCCTTGGCCTTCACCTCGGCCCGCTACCTGACACGGCCGGCGCAGCGTGCCATGTTCCGCTCGGGGCTGCTCGAACTGCCCTCCGAGGTGGTGCTGTACTGGTTCACGCTGTGCTTCTACGGCTACCGCCAGCAGGCGGGGCGGGCAGCCCTGCGGACCCTGCTGACTTACGAGCAGCCCGACGAGGGGCCGGCGGTCAGGACGGTTCGGGGCCGCAAGAACGGCAAGGGTGCTGTTGGGCCAACTCTATTCGACATCGACGCGTCGGAGGTTGCGGCTGCGGGACCTGCCGAGGGCAAGAACAGATCGCGTGCGAAGAAGCGGACAACATCGAGTCGGTGA